The following coding sequences lie in one Lolium perenne isolate Kyuss_39 chromosome 2, Kyuss_2.0, whole genome shotgun sequence genomic window:
- the LOC127333893 gene encoding uncharacterized protein, with the protein MSNPKGSKMLQFVNYRMRVTIQDGRQLVGKFMAFDRHMNLVLGDCEEFRRLPPSKSSKTTGDREERRTLGLLLLRGEEVVSMTVEGPPPPDESRVKSSAAGGALSGTGVGRAAGRGVPTGPLLQAQPGLSGPVRGVGGPAPGMMQPQISRPPMPNLSAPPVAYPQVVRPPMNMQPMRPGGPPPMQMQFQRPPGPPQPYPGGPPQQFMRGPPMGPPPGRPGMPGMPGMPPPPGMRPPMPPPQFGQPPRHGMPPPPGPQQPGQNPQ; encoded by the coding sequence ATGTCGAACCCCAAGGGGTCCAAGATGCTCCAGTTCGTCAACTACCGCATGCGCGTCACGATCCAGGACGGCCGCCAGCTCGTGGGCAAGTTCATGGCCTTCGACCGCCACATGAACCTCGTCCTCGGCGACTGCGAGGAGTTCCGCAGGCTGCCGCCCTCCAAGTCCTCCAAGACCACCGGCGACCGCGAGGAGCGCAGGACGCTCGGCCTCCTCCTGCTCCGCGGCGAGGAGGTCGTCTCCATGACCGTCGAGGGGCCCCCTCCGCCCGACGAGTCCCGCGTCAAGTCCTCCGCCGCCGGCGGCGCGCTCTCCGGCACCGGCGTCGGGCGCGCCGCCGGCCGCGGCGTGCCCACAGGCCCGCTCCTCCAGGCCCAGCCCGGCCTCTCTGGCCCTGTCCGGGGCGtcggcggcccagcccctggcatgATGCAGCCGCAGATCTCGCGGCCCCCCATGCCCAACCTCTCGGCGCCGCCGGTCGCGTACCCGCAGGTCGTCCGCCCGCCCATGAATATGCAGCCCATGCGCCCTGGTGGCCCGCCGCCGATGCAGATGCAGTTCCAGCGCCCGCCGGGGCCGCCGCAGCCCTACCCAGGTGGCCCGCCGCAGCAGTTCATGAGGGGACCACCCATGGGACCTCCACCAGGGAGGCCAGGGATGCCCGGCATGCCAGGCATGCCGCCTCCACCGGGGATGAGGCCCCCAATGCCACCGCCGCAATTCGGACAACCACCCAGGCACGGGATGCCGCCACCACCTGGTCCACAGCAGCCTGGACAGAACCCCCAGTAA
- the LOC127333895 gene encoding ubiquitin-conjugating enzyme E2 2 — translation MSTPARKRLMRDFKRLQHDPPAGISGAPYDNDIMHWNAVIFGPDDTPWDGGTFKLSMQFAEDYPNKPPVVRFVSRMFHPNIYADGSICLDILQNQWSPIYDVAAILTSIQSLLCDPNPNSPANSEAARMYSENKREYNRKVREIVEHSWTAD, via the exons atgtCGACGCCGGCGAGGAAGCGCCTCATGCGGGACTTCAAGCGCCTGCAGCACGACCCGCCCGCCGGGATCAGCGGCGCGCCCTACGACAACGACATCATGCACTGGAACGCCGTCATCTTCGG GCCGGATGATACGCCGTGGGACGGAG GAACGTTCAAGCTTAGCATGCAGTTTGCAGAAGATTACCCCAACAAGCCACCAGTTGTTCGGTTTGTCTCTAGGATGTTTCACCCAAATA TTTATGCAGATGGGAGCATCTGCTTGGATATTCTACAGAATCAGTGGAGCCCTATATATGATGTTGCTGCTATATTGACTTCTATTCAG TCCCTGCTGTGTGATCCAAATCCCAACTCTCCAGCAAACTCAGAAGCTGCCAGAATGTACAGCGAGAACAAGCGAGAGTACAACCGCAAAGTCCGTGAGATTGTCGAGCACAGCTGGACTGCTGATTAA
- the LOC127333894 gene encoding probable inactive leucine-rich repeat receptor-like protein kinase At3g03770 → MGGTHGHALLILLSVASLALVPGTTSLQPSQTWSLFKLRQLLADPPVLGTWHNYTDFCYGGDYKTASAFVECYEDSVTQLHIIGDPGPGGARVRPLPKTFSIDALFTTLARLPDLKVLTLTNLGLWGPLPGKISRLDKLEIVNVSSNYLYGELPRGLSQLGSLQTLVADNNMLSGEVPGWLGGGGLPLLAVLSLRNNTLQGTLPESVKQMPSLRSLVLASNNFSGNLPDLSGLKNLQVIDMADNALGPVFPKLGRKVASVVLAGNKFSDGLPADQLASCYLLERLDVSGNRFVGPFPQALLSLPSIEYLSIAGNRFTGRLSSNASCGDNLRFVDLSSNLLTGSLPACLAIPAKNSDSKTVLFSANCLSTGDDSQHPSPFCRNQALAVGIVPEQGPKKHGAKAGLVVAIVAAVLAGALVVGAAIFFAVRKASRPKKRPTRRLVEHASSAYPSNLLADARYISQTVKLGALGIPAYRSFSLVELEAATDNFEVSSLMGQDAHGQMYRGRLSNGTPVTIRSLKVKKSQSTQSFNRHIEMISKLRHRHLVSALGHCFEYNLDDSTVTQLFLVFEYVQNGNLRGRISQGTEGRRLTWGQRISTTIGLAKGIQFLHGGIIPGLFANNLKITNILLDQNQVAKIGSYNIPILSETVKSEGGAGNKYHSDRVPNGDKIDMYDFGVILLEVITGRPISSIYEVEILKEQLQSALTAEGPSKRRSFVDPAVSKGCSDESMRTVMEICLRCLAKEAMQRPSVEDVLWNLQFAAQVQDDWRGDSRSSEESPLSPSQVQEESALY, encoded by the exons ATGGGTGGAACTCATGGCCATGCTCTGCTCATCTTGCTGTCGGTGGCGTCGCTGGCATTGGTGCCGGGGACCACCTCGCTGCAGCCCTCGCAGACATGGTCTCTCTTCAAGCTCCGGCAGCTGCTGGCCGACCCGCCGGTGCTCGGAACCTGGCACAACTACACCGACTTCTGCTACGGCGGCGACTACAAGACCGCATCCGCTTTCGTCGAGTGCTACGAGGACAGCGTCACCCAGCTCCACATCATCGGCGACCCCGGTCCAGGCGGCGCCCGCGTTCGCCCGCTCCCAAAgaccttctccatcgacgccttGTTCACGACGCTGGCGAGGCTGCCGGACCTCAAGGTGCTCACGCTCACCAACCTCGGCCTATGGGGGCCGCTGCCGGGGAAGATCTCCCGGCTCGACAAGCTGGAGATCGTCAACGTCAGCTCCAACTACCTCTACGGCGAGCTCCCGCGGGGTCTCTCCCAACTCGGCAGCCTCCAGACGCTGGTCGCCGACAACAACATGCTGAGCGGCGAGGTGCCGGGCTGGCTCGGAGGCGGCGGCCTGCCGCTTCTCGCCGTGCTGAGCCTTCGGAACAACACGCTTCAGGGGACTCTGCCGGAGTCCGTGAAGCAGATGCCGTCGCTGAGGTCGCTCGTGCTCGCGTCCAACAACTTCTCCGGGAACCTGCCGGACCTGAGCGGCTTGAAGAACCTCCAGGTGATCGACATGGCGGACAACGCGCTCGGGCCAGTGTTCCCAAAGCTCGGACGGAAGGTGGCGAGCGTCGTGCTCGCCGGCAACAAGTTCAGCGACGGCCTCCCCGCCGACCAGCTCGCATCCTGCTACCTCCTGGAGCGCCTGGACGTGTCGGGTAACAGGTTCGTCGGGCCCTTCCCGCAGGCGCTGCTCTCCCTGCCGTCCATCGAGTACCTCAGCATCGCCGGGAACAGGTTCACGGGACGGCTCTCCAGCAACGCCTCCTGCGGCGACAACCTCCGGTTCGTCGACCTCTCCTCGAACCTCCTCACCGGGAGCCTCCCGGCCTGCCTTGCTATCCCGGCTAAGAACTCCGACTCCAAGACGGTGCTCTTCTCGGCCAATTGCCTCTCCACCGGCGACGACTCCCAGCACCCTTCGCCGTTCTGTCGGAACCAGGCTCTGGCCGTGGGGATAGTGCCTGAGCAGGGACCCAAGAAGCATGGCGCGAAGGCCGGTCTCGTGGTCGCCATTGTCGCCGCTGTTCTTGCCGGAGCATTAGTTGTGGGCGCCGCGATCTTCTTTGCGGTGAGGAAGGCGAGCAGGCCGAAGAAGAGGCCTACCCGGAGATTGGTGGAGCACGCGTCGAGCGCTTACCCATCCAATTTGCTCGCCGATGCGC GTTACATATCTCAGACAGTGAAGTTGGGGGCTCTCGGCATTCCGGCATACAGATCGTTCTCTCTGGTCGAGCTCGAGGCTGCCACCGATAACTTCGAAGTCTCGAGTCTGATGGGGCAAGATGCTCATGGCCAG ATGTACCGTGGAAGGCTAAGTAACGGGACCCCAGTGACAATCCGGTCACTGAAGGTGAAGAAGAGCCAGTCAACACAGAGCTTCAACCGACACATCGAGATGATATCGAAGCTCAGGCATCGACACCTGGTCAGCGCGCTCGGGCACTGCTTCGAGTACAACCTCGATGATTCCACAGTGACGCAGCTGTTTCTCGTGTTCGAATACGTGCAGAACGGCAACCTGAGGGGCAGGATCTCAC AGGGAACGGAAGGGCGAAGGCTCACCTGGGGGCAGAGAATATCGACCACCATTGGGCTCGCCAAGGGTATTCAGTTCTTGCATGGAGGGATCATACCTGGTCTGTTTGCAAATAACCTCAAGATCACCAACATTCTTCTGGATCAGAATCAGGTTGCCAAAATTGGCAGCTACAATATCCCCATCCTATCTGAGACTGTGAAATCTGAG GGAGGagctggaaacaagtaccattctGATAG GGTACCCAATGGTGATAAGATTGACATGTACGATTTCGGTGTGATACTACTCGAAGTTATCACAGGCAGGCCCATCAGTTCTATATATGAGGTAGAGATATTGAAAGAACAG TTGCAATCGGCGTTGACAGCGGAAGGACCAAGCAAGCGGCGGAGCTTTGTTGACCCAGCAGTGAGCAAAGGGTGCTCCGACGAGTCGATGAGGACTGTCATGGAGATCTGCCTGCGGTGTCTGGCCAAGGAGGCGATGCAGAGGCCTTCGGTCGAGGACGTGCTCTGGAACCTGCAGTTCGCTGCGCAGgtgcaggatgactggagaggggACTCCAGAAGCAGCGAGGAGTCACCGCTCTCCCCGTCTCAGGTCCAGGAAGAATCAGCACTGTACTGA